The Scophthalmus maximus strain ysfricsl-2021 chromosome 7, ASM2237912v1, whole genome shotgun sequence genome includes a window with the following:
- the cart2 gene encoding cocaine- and amphetamine-regulated transcript 2, with translation MWARAVLCAALLCALCSAGRTEAERRERQLRDYRHNSDRLLVDLQEVLEKLQTRTIHPWEKKYGRVPSCDLGEHCAVRKGSRIGKMCDCPRGAICNFLLLKCL, from the exons ATGTGGGCGCGTGCTGTGCTGTGCGCGGCGCTGCTGTGCGCGCTCTGCTCCGCGGGACGGACGGAAGCCGAGAGGCGCGAGAGGCAGCTGCGGGACTACCGACACAACTCCGACCGACTG CTGGTGGATCTGCAGGAGGttctggagaagctgcagacgAGGACGATTCATCCGTGGGAGAAGAAATACGGACGAGTTCCCTCA TGCGACCTCGGTGAACACTGCGCCGTCAGAAAAGGATCTCGCATCGGGAAGATGTGCGACTGTCCCCGAGGAGCCATCTGCAACTTCCTGCTGCTCAAATGCTTATGA